The Corythoichthys intestinalis isolate RoL2023-P3 chromosome 1, ASM3026506v1, whole genome shotgun sequence genomic interval ttagcaacgtcggcgtagtctggagcggctgtcggctgcggtaagttgtttttttttttctttttattgcttcttcctctacgctcgggacgtcagcgcgttgtcccgcattaaaggtAGTCCGGGTAAAACGGaatcttagagctggcaaaattaaacaattcctcgaggttaataaaattacttggatcagtttttaaactcgagttactcgagttgctcgagtattcttttcagcTCTACTTCTATGCGacatgtcccgttcagaccgtcaagttaatgcctgactcgagtcagaaaaacacgaaaaaaattggattcgtgcattaagacctgtagtatgaacctagccaaaagTGATAAACTGCGATAAATTCGCAACGTAAGGATGATTGGACCGCACACAATTGAGCGTAAACTCTGTCAAATCatgtgatttttaaatttttttttttcatcctgtgTCCCACAGATGTCACTAAAGAAAATCTTCACCCTATGAATCAAGATCCCCCCCACGTTAAAGAGGAAGATGAGTTCGAGATGGTGTACATCAAACAGGAGACGGAGCCAGAGACCCCCTACATTGAAGAAAAGCAGGAACATACCAATTTCCCAATAACCGTCAGTGTAAAAATTGTAGAGGATGAAGGTCCAAGCGATGACAGCGGAGCAGAGAACCTTTTGAACTACAGCTCATTTCAACACCTGACATCAAAGGGTGAGGGACAATCTCAACTGGACGGGCTCTCGGACAGCGACGAAGTAACATCACATTCTTCTGCAACTGACACCGATATCGAGGGTGCTTACCAAAATGCTTCGAAATGCTTAAATAAGTCAACATCGAAAAGAAAGACCAAACAGCACGTGGGTGCAAAACCTTTCGCCTGCTCATTTTGCTGTAAAAGATTTCGTCGGAAGCAACAGTTAACATCACACACGCGTGTACACAATGGtgagaagccttttgtctgcacacattgtggtaaaagattcacccacAATAGAGATTTAAAACGACACATAAGAACACACACCGGAGAGAAGTCTTTAGCCTGCTCTTTTTGTGAAAGAAAATTTGGTCGTAAGCAACAGTTAACAATACACACACGTATTCACACAGGGGAAAACCTTTTTCTCTGCActatttgtggtaaaagattcacaagGAAGGTAAGTTTAAACCTACACAAAATTACACACACTGAAAAGAAGCCTTTAGCCTGCTCTTTTTGTGATAAAAGATTTGGTCGTAAGAAACGGTTAACAACACACACATGTACGCACAACGGGGAAAAGCGTTTTTCCTGCACATTTTGCGGTGAAAGTTTTATTCGGAAACAACTGTTAACAACACACATGaagacacacactggagaaaaaccgttTCCCCGCACAACTCGTGGTAAAAGAGTCACCGAGAAGGAAAGTTTAAAGAAGCGcagaagaacacacactggagagaagctttTCGCATGCTcattttgcgataaaagattttattTCAAGTGTCGTTTAACAAAACACACGCGTGTTCACACTGGtgagaagccttttgtctgctcacTTTGTGGTGAAAGATTCGCTCGGAAAGGAGATTTAGTGTCGCACACAAGAAAACACACTGAGGAAACACCTTTCAATTGcgatgtgtgacaaaatattcttTATTCTGCCATCCGTTTACCGTGGAAAAAGCATGTCAATATCCATGTTCAGTTTCTCTTAAGCCTCTTTaagaaaaaattgaaattttggagaatccatttttttccctccagatCATGTCTTGCAAGGTGCTTTGAAATATTAtgtattattattcaaaatacttTGACTCTGccctttgtttttttcacttttcagaCTTTGTCTAAATTGTTTCAGGGAAGGTGTCTTTATTAGTTGTGCATTGTTATATTTTGACCTTGGcaatattaaacattttttatcaCAACCGAGTCGACTGACTTTTAATTCCTCTATTTTTAGAGaacaattatcgggaatgattggaattgaatcgggagaaaaaaaaaagcaatcggatcgggaaataccgggatcggcagatacttaaactaaaacgatcggatcgggagcaagaaaacatgatcggaacaaccctaatacaaaccaaaaaacaaaagaataccAACACAAATATGCCAGGGGGTATAAACATTACAAACATTGCCcatcagaggggaaaaaaaaaaataataagcaaTTACTCACAAAAAAGTCGTAgcttttcacaaatatcaattattttctgctttcctattctttgatttttttttttttaacagattcATGTAGCATACCGTTTCATTGTGGAAGTGAGAAAAAGATGGTAACAGCTTGCTGAACTTACATTTGTGGATGTAGAATTTCGACAACAAAAGAAGtcgattaataataaaaatatcttcattcttgattttttttttatagaaacaaaaaatgacattttcccaTTTCAGCTTGAAGTCCACATGTGGATTCCTGTCAACAAACTTACAAAAATCCAAAAATTGTTGGAAAAAGAACAAGTCCAAAAAAGGTGCTGAACTTTCTCTGGATCTCCACAGAACGAACAGTTCGTGTCAATGTCCTTCTTGAATTTTTTCATGTAGTGATTTGCAGGACAATATCTGTGAATAATTTTGAAAGAGACTTCTTTGACCTTAGTAGTCAACAGGAACATGTTGGGGATAGTCCATACCCTGGACCAAATTATATCTCCAACAAATCGATTCCAAAACGATTGAATCTAAGGTATTCTGAAAAAGTGATCGAACATATTTATTTGAATTCTTGTTATGAAGCAAACACAATCTCCCCACACTTGAGTTTAATATATTCGGAGGAGCTAAACTTTGCAATGGCAagtttacatttctgcatagcaTCATGATACCTGACGGAATAGCATCAAAAACAATGGCATATTGCTGAGGTCTAACTGGGAAATGAAaacaatccaaaaactctgagGTGCCCGCTGCGATTAAAAAGTTGGGACACAAAAAAGATATTATTTTGCACCCAATTGTCCAAAAATAAGGATTTGTTTTTATAAAGATTTGTCCTGTTATTCCAGATTATGTGTGTATGTGGTGAGAAGTTGTGTTTATCATGGACCATGCTAACAATACTTGTTTGTGAAACAGACCTTTCCTGCCAATTTGTCAACATCATAGCTGCAACTCAGAATAAAGTTCAGGCCACCATacgtagaaaaaataaaattagggATAAAATTCCACATTGAAAGTGGATTTTTAGGAAACGCTTGGCCCAGTAAACCTTAAAGGTGCAGTTCAGACTAGGAAAATCAATGGCATTCAGACCTCCCTGTTCACATGTGttcagaagtacattttttctaaCAAAGTGAGTtcgtgttttccgaaatttgcaGGTTTGCGGTTAATCAGTAACagacacacttttgctcaatagatgaTGTTTAttaattagaaaatgcagaatgaaTGAGATTTATTTAGcacaatcccacaaaagcaagtaAACAAATGGTAGTGtgatgctagatttgagtttgtcaatctcagaatccccgcgttacgttacagcacaactagtTGTCCCTTAGAAATAAAAATCGCCTACCGTGACAAACGAGtgggaagccaacaacactccagtaaagtggaaaaaggacaaaggccaggcgatccgtacgtaaTCCACCAGCGGACTTCactggtcgcccggaaatgtttGGTTTTTGTAGGGAGGCGCCCCCcggaggcggagaggccaacttccgcccccgagcggtgcggccccgtccaatcacaaacatttaagctacttttggttcagcccccttgaaaaagggcttttcacatgggacagatgagctgtgctgcaacagatgcaacaaatggtaaatattatgggtgtaaaacaagttatctctatgggacccaggcgtgtagtaaaacaatactatggtacaaaacaagttatctcgtgagattctcaagcgcgtctcctaactatgggaacaaggtgaaaaaaagttacaatctatgtcacagaagcgatcatacatcacaaaagcataatgtaatattttcccacaTCAGTTCGGTTCTTCCAAATGAAGTCAAATAGTATTCGGTCAACATCCTTACACGTTTTGGAATCAACATGAAGAGAATAAGAAGCATAAATTAGCCTGGACAATCCTTCTGCCTTGGAGAGTATGACACATCCCCTTAAAGATACATTTCTTTGAAGCCACTGGTTTAATTTGGTTTGGGGTTTTTTAATGATCGGGACAAAATTAGAGGAAAGTCTTAGCTTAGaatcctttgaaatgaagataccCAAATAATGCACTTCTTTTAGAACTCTAATGCcaaaaacatttaatgcgtcGCAATCTTTAATTGGGAGAAACtgacatttacagtgccttgcaaaagtattcggcccccttgaaccttgcaacctttcgccacatttcaggcttcaaacataaagatataaaattttaattttttgtcaagaatcaacaacaagtggcacacaatcgtgaagtggaactaaatttattggataatttaaacttttttaacaaataaaaaactgaaaagtgaggcgtgcaatattattcggcccccttgcgtgaatactttgtagcgccaccttttgcttttgcacatcgagagactgacattcttgcccattcttccttgcaaaacaactcgagctcagtgaggttggatggagagtgtttgtgaacagcagtcttcagctctttccacagattctcggttggattcaggtctggactttgacttggccattctaacacctggatacgtttatttttgaaccattccattgtagatttggctttatgttttggatcattgtccttttggaagataaatctccgtcccagtctcaggtcttgtgcagataccaacaggttttcttccagaatgttcccgtatttggctgcatccatcttcccgtcaattttaaccatcttccctgtccctgctgaagaaaagcaggcccaaaccatgatgctgccaccaccatgtttgacagtggggatggtgtgttcagggcgatgagctgtgttgcttttacgccaaacatatcgttttgcattgtggccaaaaattccattttggtttcatctgaccagagcaccttcttccacatgtttggtgtgtctcccaggtggcttgtggcaaactttaaacgagactttttatggatatctttgagaaatggctttcttcttgccactcttccataatgggccagatttgtgcagtgtacgactgattgttgtcctatggacagactctcccacctcagctgtagatctctgcagttcatccagagtgatcatgggcctcttggctgcatctctgatcagttttctccttgtttgagaagaaagtttggaaggacggccgggtcttggtagatttgcagtggtctgatgctccttccatttcaatatgatggcttgcacagtgctccttgagatgtttaaagcttgggaaatctttttgtatccaaatccggctttaaacttctccacaacagtatctcggacctgcctggtgtgttccttggttttcataatgctctctgcactttaaacagaaccctgagactatcacagagcaggtgcatttatacggagacttgattacacacaggtggattctatttatcatcgtcggtcatttaggacaacattggatcattcagagatcctcactgaacttctggagtgagtttgctgcactgaaagtaaaggggccgaataatattgcacgccccacttttcagttttttatttgttaaaaaagtttaaattatccaataaatgttgttccacttcacgattgtgtcccacttgttgttgatttttgacaaaaaaattaaatttcatatctttatgtttgaagcctgaaatgtggcgaaaggttgcaagattcaagggggccgaatatttttgcaaggcactgtatttaggtTCAATGTCAAACTGGAAGCTTCGGAAAAACTGTTTATGCATTGCAAAGCGTCAGGTGCTGTACTTGATTTCTATCCTTTAGAAAAATTGCTGTTTCATCTGCCAGTTGGCTGATAAGAATAACCCTATCCGCTATTTTGATTCCTTTTAAGTTACTCCTATGGGCGTGTGACGCAAGAATTTGAGAGCagatcaaaaagaggtaaggGCTGATTGGGCACCCTTGTCTGATACCACGGTTAAGGTTAAATCTGGTagttgtgtgtgggtgtgtgtgtatgaATCGGGCTGCGTTCCAATCGCGGTTTGAGTTGCCCTCGCTCACTTTCCCTGACGTCACACTGAGGCCACTTGGAGGGTGGAGGGAAAGTGGGCGGAGGGGGAGCGAAAGACCTAAACGGAACACTCCTGCCCTCGTTCACTCACAGGCAAGAAAATCATGGAACAACCACAAGGTGTGGGAGTAAGGCTATACTGCCTATTTTAAATCAGTAGAGCCTCCAGAAATTCTTCATAAGGGTGGCCAAACGGGGCCACTTAAagccttggggtggcacaccagaaaataaaagccataatttcaggtttttactaTGTTGTAGTATTAAACAGGCCAGTAGAAAATTGTCAAAGTCTTCAAGACACACCTTCTGATATACTTTTGTTGATGGTGTTATATTGTTTATTGTATACTATTATATTGTGTTAATGTACATAGTCCATAATAGTCCAGTCAAAATTTGGAGTTCCGCAGCTACTACAATCTGACATTTTACTGGCGAGTGGGGTAGCCAACAAATTAATTGGGGGGAGCCGTCGCCAGGCctcgccaccccctggtggcaccaTTATTCCACATCACACAAAATATCCTGCGACTCATGTCAATAAGCCGGAGAAGTACTCCGCACTTGACGGCAATACGTATGTACCTGGGAATTATCAGAATTATAAGTTTTGTATCAGATTTTATTTGggcatttcattatttatttatttataccttACAATCTGTAAACAGATTTGTTGTACAAATACATTTAACCTATTTGAAGTTTAAGTTAAATCCCTCCCAacgccatttgattgacagattattcctttcgttaaaagcaaaatagaaatagaaacatcaatgacaaaaattgtcattgttttttccttttctttactgacaaaagtgaaagtcaataaaaaagtaactttagtctttattcatttatttgtctttatgtttatttatttatttaatattttattttggcactcctgttattccatacgtcctgccataactgccacatacagtctaatttttttatttttatttattaacaacaataataaatttTACAATTCCAAAGGCAGTTCAGTATCCCATTCTAACACCGTTCTGGCTCCtccattcattttcttcttctttggtggTAAATAGACAGCAGCCAACGGTATTTTAGCTTCATTATCACCACCGCATGGACATATTTTCCGTGTACcactgcaatgcattgtgggatacagggagctccggagtgaccatcgtttttcactcgatcactgagccctctgagggtccatctcaccaagttcacttcgctgttttgggaattggaacggcccttaagatggcggcgggGATTCCCCCAGGGGGCGGTGGCcagggcaagtgagcgagggcttATTTAAACCGCGATTGAAACGCAGCCTCGGTCTTGTCAGGTGACGTAACGCTTGCAACAGCTGCAGCGCATTGTGGGTAGAATCGCCATTTTGGAGGGTCACTTGTTGTAAACAACTGAATAGTGAGAAtcgtctttgctttcatcattgTCTTTGATAAAATGGGACACTGGtgttgtgtgaaaggctgccgtGCTAGATCACACGACAAAAATGGCTGTAAAGTTGACCACGACGTAAGATTTTTTCGTTTCCCCACTTGGAAAAAAGGTTATGGACAGCAGGTTGAGGAACTAACGAAGCGGCGTCGGATGGCCTGGGTCGCAGCGGTGAGACGGAAGGGCATTACTTTCGACACCATGTCTCCCTTCCTGCGTGTTTGCTCTCGGCATTTTCATAAAGGCAAGTCAGAGCTTTATTGTTTAAGTATTGTTACTGAATATGCTGTTTTTTGCTTTCTAAAGTCGCTATTTTCTCATTGGCTAACCTTAGCTAGCTAGCCTAACTTGTAAACTACAGGCAAAGAGGAAAGGCAGTGGATATGGGTTAATCCGTTCGTGATAAaccagcaagggcgtaggtttgcacagggacggtagggacaaaacactaccaacttttcaaggtgttcaaattgtccccaccaacttttaagctaccttatttacattatataatACTTTAGTTATATGAGTAATTTAGATTATATTCCCGTATATTGTAAGGattgaattgaccctaccattatcaagtgaattactttatgttcggacttacattgacctcctttcacttgctgaatgtgccagtccaattttttccctcaaactaacgtttgattggctgatgtctggaccccccccccccccccaaaaaaaaaaaaagcagtagtgtttcatctgaaggaaggctccatttttttcttatattcCCTAAGAATTTGTTGttacatttaatttatttagacagacaataatgagtggtcttaagacaatgcttattttttgcattcctggataattaagagatgattaacatggtttgtatttcttgtgtatgattgcatataatttatgtttaaatattgcaatttaaatttgctaataaaatccacacatttattctggaagtttccaaaatgtttaataagtagtttttgaaaacaaaggtttgaatcgactgATGTAtctcctgaaccaatacatatgcactccAAAAAAATACCTatacttaaaactagttaaattcctatgttttcagtgtaattttacgagaaataagttaaattatctgctagtgctgcgagtaaattttactcacttggatttcttgaaataagaaaaatagctatctgaaaataatctaaacacttattttaagcaaaaaaagaaaaataaaatctgaaATGTTCtgaattcaagaatattgttctaAACATTatctgaaaccatttttttcttgttttaggtgaaaaatgaccaacttttggaTGTATGGGTCTAATAAGAActtggggtgtcaaacgatttttacaattttttacaatttacaatttttaatcgaggtgattacagcttaaaaattaattaatcgtaattaatcgcaattcaaaccatctataaaatatgccatatttttctgtaaattattgttggaatggaaagatgagacacaagatgaacatatacgttcaacatacggtacataagtactgtatttgtttattataacattaaatcaacaagatggcattaccattattaacattctgttaaagcgatccatgatagaaagacttgtagttcttaaaagataaatgttagtacaagttatagaaattttatattaaaactagggctgtcaaaattatcgcgttaacgggcgttaattaatttttaaaattaatcacgttaaaatatttgacgcaattaacgcagatgccccgctcagagagatttaaatgacagtacacagtgaaacgctcacttcttgtgttttatggagtttttccgccttctgctggcgcttgggtgcgactaattttataggcttcagcatctatgagcattgtgtaagtagtaattgacatcaacaatggtgggctactagtttattttttgattgaaaattttacaaatttttttaaaacgaaaacattaagaggggttttaatataaaatttctctaacttgtactaacatttttcttttaagaactacaagtctttctatccatggatcgctttaacagtgttaataatgttaatgccatcttgttgatttattgttataataaacaaatagtccttatgtaccgtatgttgaatgtatatatccatcttgtgtcttatctttccattccaacattaatttacagaaaaatatggcatattttatagatgttttgaattgcgattaattgcgattaatcacgattaattaatttttaagctgtaattaactcaattaaaatttttaatcgtttgactgccctaattaaaacccttcttcatgttttcgttttaataaaatttgtaaaattttcagtcaaaaaataaactagtagcccgccattgttgatgacaataattactgacacaatgctcatgggtgctgaagcctataaaatcagtcgcatccaagcctataaaatcagtcgcatccaagcgccagtagaaggcgacaaaactccgaaaaacacaaatacacatttcactgtgctgtcattttaatgtttgagcggggcatgtgcgttaattgcgtcaaatattttaacgtgattaattttaaaaaatatttactgcccattaacgcgatcattttgacagtcctaataagaacaaatggtaatatttgcttaaagtaaatggaataatcttTCCCACTAATCTGTtatctagtctttaacactcaaaacaagatggaggaaATTATTCAacaaatttaagaaaaattatcagactaagacgttataaatttgcagtgtgaaagtcaatacagattcattttgcattgatcatttagccgatcgattaattagattcatattcgtgggaaatgtatccctgaccccttcacccaatctgtttggtcgcaTTAATGTCCTGAGACTCCTGATCCTAGCAAAAAGTGTTCATGCAAGTtatactgttatatcgtccctaccaataatgagaccaaacctacgcccttgtaaatCAGTGTTTAATTTATTCAGTCATCGTTTATAAAAACATTAGAGAGTGAATGATTTGAAAGATAAAGGTAAACAGCAAAAATGCTCAGAAATATTTATCAATGCGTGAGATTTCCTCTTGTGAACTGAGAGATCTGATGGGATGGTAGCATGTCTGATTAAGTGGTTACGATTGTGAAATGCCATGGAAACATCCAATCTTACCTAGCTTTCTAAATAAAACCTAACGTGATTGCAGGTGAACCAGCTTATGAAATGATGGAGAATGACCCAGACTGGGCACCATCCCTACATCTGGGACAGACATCTGTTACACCGACAAACACTGCACGCTCCGCAAGAGGAAGTTGGCGTAAGCTGCTACGGACAGAGACACTGCAGGAACCAGAGATGGTGGTCCAGCAGGATGCAAACATTGAAGAGCTGCAGACCAAGGAGGGACCATCTGAGCCTGGTGAAATGAGCAATCACCAACAGAATGAGGAGGGGACACCTGATGCTGGCAAACTTGGCAAACAAGTAGGAATTTGTATATTATGATGGAGAGTGTTATATGTGGTTTTCTTGTTGGAATGCTGCAAATGTGTAAGCccgtttttgtttgtaaaattatataaatgtgtcagtttaaaaaaaaaactttcaaccgGAAGTTCCCCGTCCGC includes:
- the LOC130922609 gene encoding zinc finger protein 25-like is translated as MMSSGHTCAVINCYNNSVKLQQWKKKVCEKHKPMLHEDCPCKVPYSLHRFPGRPEDLQVRKAWVRNINRKDFVPGQYSRVCGIHFVDGRPTKAHPYPVLHLGYKNRLSKVTSVPTVRRRKCFPPLNVNATTMCNAGTQWPDLEDHNYFTTNSTKNCATQTDPAPSFSAYDLDNSVTEQNLHLLEHDYLQLQQEEDYERVYVKQEAEPETPYIKEEEQEGEINNFPMTFNVKIEEDEGPSGAAQPWSNGSFQHSTTKDVTKENLHPMNQDPPHVKEEDEFEMVYIKQETEPETPYIEEKQEHTNFPITVSVKIVEDEGPSDDSGAENLLNYSSFQHLTSKGEGQSQLDGLSDSDEVTSHSSATDTDIEGAYQNASKCLNKSTSKRKTKQHVGAKPFACSFCCKRFRRKQQLTSHTRVHNGEKPFVCTHCGKRFTHNRDLKRHIRTHTGEKSLACSFCERKFGRKQQLTIHTRIHTGENLFLCTICGKRFTRKVSLNLHKITHTEKKPLACSFCDKRFGRKKRLTTHTCTHNGEKRFSCTFCGESFIRKQLLTTHMKTHTGEKPFPRTTRGKRVTEKESLKKRRRTHTGEKLFACSFCDKRFYFKCRLTKHTRVHTGEKPFVCSLCGERFARKGDLVSHTRKHTEETPFNCDV